Proteins encoded within one genomic window of Deltaproteobacteria bacterium:
- a CDS encoding phosphoglycerate kinase, giving the protein MYSRIRGIDALAIEGKRVFIRVDFNVPLTDDRKVADDARIRAALPTLQHAIDRGARIVIGSHLGRPKGQVRPELSLEPVAARLAELLDREVALADEPVGDGARKVVADLREGHIAMLENLRFHPGEEANDDQFARALASYADVYVNDAFGTAHRAHASTVGMVAHVAEKGAGFVMKKEIDVLSRLLGEVDRPYTAVIGGAKVSDKVQVLDSLLDRVDALLIGGAMANTFLAAQGRDVGRSKVERDKLLVARSLLRKAAENQVKVHLPIDVVVADSVDAPEGQPVPIDAIPADKMALDIGPDTARGFADEIARSRTLFWNGPMGVFEKPAFAEGTFAVARAFADNRLALTVVGGGDSAAAVAAAGLADRMTHVSTGGGASLEFIQGIPLPGIAALAGD; this is encoded by the coding sequence ATGTACTCGCGCATTCGGGGCATCGACGCGCTCGCGATCGAGGGCAAGCGCGTCTTCATCCGCGTCGACTTCAACGTGCCGCTCACGGACGACCGAAAGGTCGCCGACGACGCGCGCATCCGGGCGGCGCTGCCGACGTTGCAGCACGCGATCGACCGCGGCGCGCGCATCGTGATTGGCTCGCATCTCGGCCGCCCCAAGGGCCAGGTGCGCCCGGAACTGTCGCTGGAACCGGTGGCCGCTCGGCTCGCCGAGCTGCTCGACCGCGAGGTCGCGCTGGCCGACGAGCCCGTGGGCGACGGCGCCCGCAAGGTCGTGGCCGACCTGCGCGAGGGGCACATCGCGATGCTCGAGAACCTGCGGTTCCACCCCGGGGAGGAGGCCAACGACGATCAGTTTGCCCGCGCGCTGGCGTCGTACGCCGACGTGTACGTCAACGACGCGTTCGGCACGGCGCACCGCGCGCACGCGTCGACGGTCGGTATGGTCGCGCACGTCGCGGAAAAGGGCGCCGGGTTCGTCATGAAAAAGGAGATCGACGTGTTGTCGCGCCTCCTCGGCGAGGTCGACCGGCCGTATACGGCCGTCATCGGCGGCGCGAAGGTCTCCGACAAGGTCCAGGTGCTCGACTCGTTGCTCGACCGCGTCGACGCACTGCTGATCGGCGGAGCGATGGCCAACACGTTCCTCGCGGCGCAGGGCCGCGACGTCGGCCGCAGCAAGGTCGAACGCGACAAGCTGCTCGTCGCGCGCTCTCTGTTGCGCAAGGCCGCCGAGAACCAGGTGAAGGTCCATCTTCCAATCGACGTCGTGGTGGCCGACTCGGTCGACGCGCCCGAGGGCCAGCCGGTGCCGATCGACGCGATCCCAGCCGACAAGATGGCGCTCGATATCGGGCCGGACACGGCGCGCGGGTTCGCCGACGAGATCGCGCGCAGCCGTACGCTGTTCTGGAACGGGCCGATGGGTGTGTTCGAAAAGCCGGCGTTCGCCGAGGGAACGTTCGCCGTCGCGCGCGCGTTCGCGGACAACCGGCTGGCGCTCACCGTCGTCGGCGGCGGAGACAGCGCGGCGGCCGTCGCGGCCGCCGGTCTCGCCGACCGCATGACCCACGTGTCGACCGGCGGCGGCGCCTCGCTCGAGTTCATCCAAGGCATCCCGCTGCCCGGCATCGCCGCGCTCGCCGGCGACTAG
- the gap gene encoding type I glyceraldehyde-3-phosphate dehydrogenase: protein MAKVRVGINGFGRIGRGFVRALARDPKFDLVLINDLTDAATLAHLLTYDSVHGRFPGTVEVSDGALVINGDRVVVSAERDPGQIPWKDYGADLVIESTGRFVDRDNAAKHLAGGAKKVLISAPAKQPDVTIAMGINTAAYDPAKHHIISNASCTTNCLAPTAKVLHDTFGIVSGLMTTIHAYTNDQRILDLPHKDLRRARAAGVSMIPTTTGAARALKEVLPELEGKLDGMAIRVPTPNVSVVDLTVRVAKPATVEAVNDAYRKAAAGPLAGILAVSDEPLVSIDYNGNTHSATIDAAVTNVIGDQVKVLAWYDNESGYSQRLFDLAAFVADKL from the coding sequence ATGGCGAAGGTTCGCGTCGGTATCAATGGTTTCGGTCGCATCGGTCGGGGGTTCGTCCGCGCGCTCGCGCGCGATCCCAAGTTCGACCTCGTGTTGATCAACGACCTCACGGACGCGGCGACCCTCGCCCACCTCCTGACGTACGACTCGGTGCACGGCCGGTTTCCCGGCACCGTCGAGGTCAGCGACGGCGCGCTCGTGATCAACGGGGACCGCGTCGTCGTGTCGGCCGAGCGCGATCCGGGCCAAATTCCGTGGAAGGACTACGGGGCGGACCTCGTCATCGAATCGACCGGCCGCTTCGTCGACCGGGACAACGCGGCCAAGCACCTGGCCGGTGGCGCCAAGAAGGTGCTGATCAGCGCGCCCGCAAAACAGCCCGACGTCACGATCGCGATGGGCATCAACACGGCCGCCTACGATCCCGCCAAGCACCACATCATCAGCAACGCGTCCTGCACGACCAACTGCCTGGCTCCGACGGCGAAGGTGCTCCACGACACGTTCGGCATCGTGAGCGGCCTGATGACGACGATCCACGCCTACACGAACGACCAGCGCATCCTCGATCTGCCGCACAAGGATCTGCGTCGCGCGCGCGCGGCCGGGGTCTCGATGATCCCGACCACGACCGGGGCGGCGCGCGCGCTCAAAGAGGTGCTGCCGGAACTGGAGGGCAAGCTCGACGGCATGGCGATCCGCGTGCCGACGCCGAACGTGTCCGTCGTCGACCTCACGGTCCGCGTCGCCAAGCCGGCCACCGTCGAAGCCGTCAACGACGCGTACCGCAAGGCGGCCGCCGGCCCGCTCGCGGGCATCCTCGCCGTGTCGGACGAGCCGCTGGTGTCGATCGACTACAACGGCAACACCCACTCGGCGACGATCGACGCCGCCGTCACCAACGTGATCGGCGATCAGGTCAAGGTGCTCGCCTGGTACGACAACGAGTCGGGCTATTCGCAGCGCCTGTTCGACCTGGCCGCGTTCGTGGCCGACAAGCTCTGA